One genomic window of Micromonospora sp. WMMD1128 includes the following:
- a CDS encoding amino acid adenylation domain-containing protein, whose amino-acid sequence MSPHARVRCRLSLRAARSRGRRLNGGFDVLENAIFPALVRLSRDVLDISEKQFSGDSRESFAALGGTSLRAMRLVARAERELDLRIDLADLLRPGPLTAALRRSAPLDRAEHRDRPPSDRRPLLPAQHAMLVHEQQWPGTGYRLLFSLHCPGPARAKHLRDCLDALTARHETLRTVFDADADADADADADADADADADADAGQPGRRVLRRWRPVLREQGRVTPGGDPVDVAHAHLADLASGLDPFRRPAAEWLLTELPGDESHVVSLLAHHALLDGWAVGLVLRELAAAYLGGAVPPAEPGVPPDVLLRSARPDDRLRRRRAAQLAGAPQVVELPGRPGGTDRPGRPGSRLTFTLGAEATAACGDLARAAAVSRTAVLLAAWALVVARRCGVDDLLVGVPAAGRPTAELSEMVGLATRVVPVRCRWDDDAPAGTLGPSVADALADAVAAADLPFEALVTELGAAGAIDRNPLVQIGFAAHDELIPAELPGPAGTATVHEGHDGGSVFDAMLYLQAWGERPRFALEHRLAALSPAGAAELAEAFEATLVALAHARDLPLSTVRGMSERQRARLGEWGHGPDAGPGGGLWQAFSAQASRRPAAVAVRGPEGSTTYAELHDLAERLSAELADAGVTTGSTVVVAAAGTTTEVVAVLATLRLGAAYVGIDADAPDERVATQLARCRPAAVVGDPRIARLAPGACAVRTGRPRPARTGDTPPAAPADPQRVACLAFTSGSTGEPKAARITHAAVRRLVHDPDVFQHGPDAGFLRLAPLAFDASTMELFVPLLTGGRVEIFPGPVPHPGELARFLAEREVILAWLTAGLFRVLADYDPAAFRGLRQLLTGGDVVPARQVAAVLRHCPRLRVTNGYGPTENTVFTTVHHVDDPCELDSDVPIGRPVCGTHLLVLDERGELLPPGAVGELCAAGTGLARDYLDDPERTAEAFRRLGDGTRHYRTGDLVRWDDHGRLRFLGRRDQQVKLDGHRVERDEVTHRLLAHPRVSDAAVVVAGDADSGRFLVAALVAPPEAGLVDEVRALVARSLPAYAVPKRWVVLDALPLTANGKVDARAILRLSEEGPAPAPAPPGPSTADLESLIAEVWTAVLGDDDFGFDEPFFEVGGDSLQLAKVHRLLRDRLPGRTLVLLDLYRHPTVDSLAGWLRGADQTAAGVTR is encoded by the coding sequence ATGTCGCCCCATGCTAGGGTGCGGTGCCGTCTCTCACTGAGAGCCGCGCGCTCGCGCGGGCGTCGTCTTAACGGGGGTTTTGACGTCTTGGAAAATGCAATTTTTCCTGCTCTTGTTCGGCTTTCCCGCGATGTTCTCGACATTTCCGAGAAGCAGTTCTCTGGAGATTCGCGGGAATCCTTTGCCGCGCTGGGTGGCACCTCGCTGCGGGCGATGCGGCTGGTCGCCCGGGCCGAGCGCGAACTCGACCTCCGGATCGACCTCGCTGACCTGCTGCGTCCCGGGCCGCTCACCGCGGCGCTGCGCCGCAGTGCCCCGCTGGACCGGGCCGAGCACCGGGACCGGCCGCCGTCGGACCGACGTCCCCTGCTGCCCGCGCAGCACGCCATGCTGGTGCACGAGCAGCAGTGGCCGGGCACCGGTTACCGCCTGCTGTTCAGCCTCCACTGTCCGGGGCCCGCCCGCGCCAAGCACCTCCGCGACTGCCTGGACGCGCTGACCGCCCGGCACGAGACCCTGCGTACCGTGTTCGACGCCGACGCCGACGCCGACGCCGACGCCGACGCCGACGCCGACGCCGACGCCGACGCCGACGCCGACGCCGGCCAGCCGGGACGCCGCGTGCTGCGCCGGTGGCGCCCGGTGCTGCGGGAGCAGGGGCGGGTCACCCCCGGTGGCGACCCGGTCGACGTCGCCCACGCGCACCTCGCCGACCTGGCGTCCGGCCTGGACCCGTTCCGCCGGCCGGCCGCCGAGTGGCTGCTGACCGAGCTGCCCGGGGACGAGAGCCACGTCGTCTCGCTGCTGGCCCACCACGCCCTGCTCGACGGCTGGGCGGTCGGGCTGGTGCTGCGGGAGCTGGCCGCGGCGTACCTCGGCGGCGCCGTGCCGCCGGCCGAGCCGGGCGTACCCCCCGACGTCCTGCTCCGGTCCGCCCGGCCCGACGACCGACTGCGGCGACGTCGCGCCGCCCAGTTGGCTGGCGCGCCGCAGGTGGTGGAGCTGCCCGGCCGGCCCGGCGGCACCGACCGGCCGGGGCGTCCGGGCTCGCGGCTGACCTTCACGCTCGGGGCCGAGGCCACCGCGGCGTGTGGCGACCTGGCGCGCGCCGCCGCCGTGAGCCGTACGGCGGTGCTGCTGGCCGCGTGGGCGCTCGTCGTGGCCCGCCGGTGCGGGGTCGACGACCTGCTCGTCGGGGTGCCGGCCGCCGGGCGCCCGACCGCCGAGCTGAGCGAGATGGTCGGGCTCGCGACCCGCGTCGTGCCGGTGCGCTGCCGCTGGGACGACGACGCGCCCGCGGGCACGCTGGGCCCCAGCGTGGCCGACGCCCTCGCCGACGCGGTGGCCGCCGCCGACCTGCCGTTCGAGGCGCTCGTGACGGAGCTGGGCGCCGCCGGGGCGATCGACCGCAACCCGCTGGTCCAGATCGGGTTCGCCGCCCACGACGAGCTGATCCCCGCCGAGCTGCCGGGCCCGGCCGGGACGGCGACCGTCCACGAAGGCCACGACGGCGGCTCCGTCTTCGACGCGATGCTCTATCTCCAGGCATGGGGGGAGCGGCCCCGGTTCGCGCTGGAGCACCGGCTGGCCGCGCTGTCCCCGGCCGGCGCGGCGGAGCTGGCCGAGGCGTTCGAGGCGACCCTCGTGGCGCTCGCACACGCCCGCGACCTGCCGCTGAGCACTGTTCGGGGCATGTCCGAGCGGCAGCGCGCCCGGCTCGGCGAATGGGGGCATGGGCCGGACGCCGGCCCGGGCGGCGGGCTGTGGCAGGCGTTCTCGGCGCAGGCGTCCCGCCGGCCCGCGGCGGTCGCCGTGCGCGGCCCCGAGGGCAGCACCACCTACGCCGAGCTGCACGACCTCGCCGAGCGGCTCTCCGCCGAGCTGGCCGACGCCGGGGTCACGACCGGCTCGACGGTGGTCGTGGCCGCTGCGGGCACCACCACCGAGGTGGTGGCCGTGCTGGCGACACTGCGGCTGGGAGCGGCGTACGTCGGCATCGACGCCGACGCCCCGGACGAGCGGGTGGCGACGCAGCTCGCCCGGTGCCGCCCGGCCGCCGTGGTGGGTGACCCGCGGATCGCCCGGCTCGCCCCGGGCGCCTGCGCGGTCCGCACCGGGCGGCCCCGGCCCGCGCGCACCGGCGACACCCCACCCGCCGCGCCGGCCGATCCGCAGCGGGTCGCCTGCCTGGCGTTCACCTCCGGGTCGACGGGTGAGCCCAAGGCCGCCCGGATCACCCACGCCGCGGTGCGGCGCCTCGTGCACGACCCCGACGTGTTCCAACACGGGCCGGACGCCGGTTTCCTGCGGCTCGCGCCGCTTGCCTTCGACGCCTCCACGATGGAGCTGTTCGTCCCACTGCTCACCGGCGGCCGGGTCGAGATCTTCCCCGGCCCGGTGCCGCACCCCGGCGAGCTGGCCCGGTTCCTGGCCGAGCGCGAGGTCATCCTCGCCTGGCTCACCGCCGGTCTGTTCCGGGTGCTCGCCGACTACGACCCGGCGGCGTTCCGAGGGCTCCGGCAGTTGCTCACCGGCGGCGACGTGGTCCCGGCCCGACAGGTCGCCGCCGTGCTGCGGCACTGCCCGCGTCTTCGGGTCACCAACGGGTACGGCCCCACCGAGAACACCGTCTTCACCACCGTGCACCACGTCGACGACCCGTGCGAGCTGGACTCGGACGTCCCGATCGGTCGGCCCGTCTGCGGCACCCACCTGCTGGTCCTCGACGAGCGCGGCGAGCTGCTGCCGCCCGGCGCGGTCGGGGAGCTGTGCGCCGCCGGCACCGGGCTGGCACGCGACTACCTGGACGATCCGGAGCGGACCGCCGAGGCGTTCCGGCGGCTCGGCGACGGCACCCGCCACTACCGGACCGGCGATCTGGTGCGCTGGGACGACCACGGCCGACTGCGCTTCCTGGGCCGCCGCGACCAGCAGGTCAAGCTGGACGGGCACCGGGTCGAGCGGGACGAGGTCACCCACCGGCTGCTGGCGCACCCACGGGTCAGCGACGCGGCGGTGGTGGTCGCCGGCGACGCCGACAGCGGCCGGTTCCTGGTGGCGGCGCTCGTCGCCCCGCCGGAGGCCGGTCTGGTCGATGAGGTGCGCGCGCTTGTCGCGCGGAGCCTACCGGCGTACGCGGTACCGAAACGCTGGGTGGTGCTCGACGCCCTGCCCCTCACCGCCAACGGCAAGGTCGATGCCCGGGCGATCCTGCGTCTGAGCGAGGAGGGGCCCGCCCCGGCACCGGCGCCGCCCGGCCCGTCGACAGCGGATCTGGAGTCGCTGATCGCCGAGGTGTGGACCGCCGTGCTCGGCGACGACGACTTCGGCTTCGACGAGCCGTTCTTCGAGGTGGGCGGCGACTCGTTGCAGTTGGCCAAGGTGCACCGGCTGCTGCGGGACAGGCTGCCCGGCCGGACCCTCGTCCTGCTGGACCTCTACCGGCACCCGACCGTGGATTCGCTCGCCGGGTGGCTGCGCGGCGCCGATCAGACGGCCGCCGGGGTGACCCGATGA